The genomic window TGTTCCAGATGGTGTCTTCTCGCAAGTCTTGCAGGAAGTGAACCTGCCTATTCTGAGCCAGGAGGAGTGTGTGGCAGCTTTGCTAACCTTAAAGAGGCCCATCAgtggaaagacctttctctgcacAGGCTTCCCTGATGGGGGGAGAGATGCATGCCAGGTAGGTGGGGACAGCTGAGCTGACAGGCCCCAGGTAGAGCGTCCCTTGACTTTGTCATCACCTGTGGGGTTCAAAGAAGGTGGTTTCCAGATATGACTAGAATCTAGAAAGAAGGGTCAAGAATAACGGGAGGTCAAGTCAAAATGAAAGGACAGTTTGAAATCATCTATGTTTAGCAATGAGTACAAATACAAAGTGGGGCTCTGCCTTTTccaacagaacaaataaagatAATGCCAAGAATGAGCTCAGGGTTCTCCCATTCCTGACAGGTAGATGGTTATTTCCTATTTAGAGGTTTCCATGTTGCAGGTGTTGGGAACTTTATTTTCCCTCCATTTTTCCTGCTGACAAAGACCTGGGGTCAATTTTACTGCCAGGCACAATTTCTCTGAGTCTATGGCTATAGCATGAGACagacagcagaaggaagaaagtCTACAGCCTGGATCAGAGGCTAAGATGGGAAAGAATGGGGTGGAACTGATGGGCTCCATTGATGTTTGAGGACCATGTGTAAACTGTGCTTGGCTGTCCTCCCAGTGACCTGAGTCTAAATTGCTACGAGTGAGACAAtggcatcctcaccagcatcctTGTGGGGAAGGAGTGTGCACTGTGGGGCACAGACACCGACAAGGGTGGTAACAGAGATTTCCTCCCCTGCAGGGAGATTCAGGAGGTTCGCTCATGTGCCAGAATAAGAAAGGTGCCTGGATTCTGGCTGGTGTGACTTCCTGGGGTTTTGGTTGTGGTCGAGGCTGGAGAAACAATGGAGGCTGGAGAAACAATGAGCAGGAAAATGAGCAAGGATCCCCTGGGATCTTCACAGATCTTAGTAAAGTGCTTCCCTGGATCCACGAACATATCCAAACTGGTAATGAACACTGCACAAAGCAAAGAAGCTGCCATTCTGCTAGGGCCAGAGAGAGCACTGGCCGTCTAGGCAAGTCAGGCAGAGAGCACACAAGCTCTACAGTTCTGTCCTCAGCGTAGCACACAGGGACTGTGAAAACAAGAGGGAAATGTGGTATGTGCTACAGCATGCAGTGACTATGCAATAGAAAGAATTAATCTATCCATCTTATTTTGTCAAATCTGTCTTTAACTGAAGATACCCTTGATGATGTTTTTACCTCTTAATACTCTATTTTGGCAAGAATAATCAAGCTATAGCATAGATAGGTCATTATCAACCATGCAGTTCTGCCACTCAGGGAAGAGTGTCAGGAGATTTTTGGTTCTCACATCCAGGGGTGAGGGTCCACTGGCATCTAATGGGGAGGGGCCGCTGATGCTTCGGAACATCTTACAATGCACAGGGCAATCCAGCACAACAAAGAACGAGTCCACCCACAATATTAATTGTGCCATGGTTGAAATGCCCTTGCATAGATCTGAGCACAGGAAATCTGAGAGGGCCATGATCTAAATACATCCTCCTACTAGGCTGCCCAGCCAGTAATTGCAACTTCATTTCCACCTCCAAACCCTGTTCAATTTTCATAACTGGTGGCTTTCAGATTCAACAAGGTTTCTATCCTTCcccaaataaaaagttaattcaAGTTAATTCAATAAAAACGTGATTGTGTTTTCAAAGATATGGTATCATGGCAGGTATCTGAGCCCTCAGTTCAAGTAGTAGCTATCCCCCAAACTGTCTTGTGGTCGTGGGCAATTTATTTCCATCTCTACACTCTATTCCATATAAGCTGACCTTTTCCTGCTCTGTGTAATTTCGAAGTTAATCATTGTCTGTTTATTAATTAGGTCACTCAATAAAGAGAATATCATCTCCTTAAAACACCAGGGCCCTATTCTTACTTTGTCACTTTATCTGTTCTCTTTTTTGCACAGTTTAGATTTTTCATTTGTTGCACATTAAGTTAAAATCTCTATAGTTTTGACCAAAAAGTTGGTAAATTCTTGAAATATTGCTCAGAGGACCACAGATTTTCAATCacatcttttttcctttcccagGGAATCGGAGAAAGAGCTCCAGAGGTGGGTATTCTTTGCAACCTGTCCCATCAGGAGCATGAATTAACATGCAGCATTTCTGAATATCAGGTCCCTTTATAATCAAAAGTCTTTCTCCTCTGCAAGTGTTCTCCATGCTTACTATGTGCAAAAATTGTCACTTGAAGCACCCACAGCCATTCCCTGGCCATCTAGGCAGCTCAGCTCCCAGAAGGAGCCATGGAACCCCTTTTATTTCACTTCTTGTCAATCCACAGACCCATCTCAAGTCAGCAAACATCTGTTAAACCCTAGCTTTAAATTAGGGACTTGAAGGAAGCGGGAAGGAGGTACAGATATGGTTGATAAGCTTTACACCTTATCCTGAAAGTGTCCCTGAAGTGTCCCTTATCCAAAGGTCTCACCCTCAGTGTTAGACTGCAACACTACAATACATTTACCCTGTGGCATCTtatctctgaacctcagtttcctcatccataaagaAAAAAGTTCGTACTAGATGGCTTCTTGGACATCTTTAGTTCAAATCTTCAGTTATTCTTTGAACCTACAGAACCATCCAAAAAGAACAATATAGAAAAATAGTACTCTGAGAGCTCCAAGGAGGGAGCAGCTGCTTctacctaaaaataaacatatcaatCAGTCAACAAAGGCAATTGTGGAGCGTAAACAGCTTTTAAGCTGAACTTTGAAGGATGAGTGAGATTTTGTCAGATGGAAATGGTTTGTggctaaagaaaaatatttctgttcaaACAATCATCCTCATTAGAGAATGGATATTAGAGGAAGGAGATAGACAAATGCAGGGTGTACCAGAGACCAGCAAATTGGCCAAACCAGTTGAAGCATAGGATGTATGATGCAGTTTATTGTgggaaaagaagcaaaagataaCTTGAGATAAAATTATGAGAACTTCAAGAGTCACTCAAAAAAGTTTAGACATTGAGGAATAGGAAGCTGATTAATTAGATTAGAGCTATAATGACATAACATTATACACtaatatatattaaacatataagtatatatgtgTAAATAATATACactaattcaagaaataagaaatgaaggcCTGAACCAACACACTGGccagaataaaaaagaagagctagaaagaagagaaattaaGGACTTTGTAGCCAGTTAGACGAATGGTAAGGGAGGTGGGGGAATCAAAGATAGTACAAAACTTCTGAGCATGAGACACTAATATAAAAGAACTTAGAAGTAGCaaaatcagaaatggatacagtTTTGCTGACCCAGAGAAATCAAATTTAAACATGTTGAGTTTCAGGGGAGATATCTAGGAAACCATTGTAAAACCTTTCTGAAGATCAGAACAGTAGAGAAACTGAGGGTTATGAATGAGATTAATCTGAGGGCTCATGTTAGAGGGAAGATGAGGACTAAGCATAGAATGCAGGAAATGCCAGTATTTACAGAATGAAATCACAGGGTCAGAGAAAgagttaagaagaaaaaaatgtcataGAATTTCAAGCTTAAGCAGGctttaaaaggaacaaaaaagaataaGGCATTATAGAAGCCAAGACAGGAAAATATGGAGAGCAGAAGATCAGAACTTAGAAAGAACTAGAAGGTGGACGAGTCTGCACAGTTTCTAGAAGGAGCGGCCATGGTTGGGAGCCATCACTGTTATCCCTAATTCTCCTGGCTTTCCCTCCAGCCTCATGCAGTGAGCAGGATGGCGTAGTCAGCGGGTCTGAGGGGGAACTGCACTTCCCAGAAAGCCTCCACCTGTATTATGAAAGCAAGCAGTGAGTAGCCCCTCTAGCACCCTCACGCCCACCTCCAGTCTGGCTGTACTTATTTACTGGGATGTCGAATCACTTTCTACCTAGAAATAACATCCTCCCAATGTATCTTCCTGCAGACTGTGTGTCTGGACCCTGCTGGTAGCACAGGAAATGCATGTGCTGCTCAATTTTTCCCGCTTGGATGTGGAGTCCTGTCAGCACAATTACCTGTCAATGTATTCTTTAGAAGGCAGACTCTTTGGTGAGTGGGTTTTCACATCCTCCAGTGGAAATCAGTGCTATGTGGGCTTAATGAGACCTGGCTATCTTATGTCTGGCACTGAGTCATCTGTAAACAGCACACTTGCCATCTCCAACTTTGAGACCCAGAATTGCAAGGGGGAAGGAACTGAATCTGAGCCTGTGGGTGGCTGCAAGACCACAAAACACTTCAGTAGCTGCATCAGCTTCCCATGAATGAACCAGGTTTCCAAACCCACTGGCCACACAAGCTCATACGAAATAAAATCTGCATGCATTTCAGAGCCACTACCCCCTTACCACTCCCTGCCCCAACATCCCGGATGCTGCTCCTAGAAATGGAAATGACTTTTACCTGCTTCATCAAGCTAAAAAGAGAAGTGCCAGTAGATACTCATGAGGAGGCAACAAGGACTACTTAAATACGAAGCAGAAAGGGAGTAGTGTTTCTCTGAGTCTCCACTGGAGGCCATTTTGCTCCCCAAGGGACATTTGGCAGCGTCTTAGAAGCACCCTGGGTCCTCAAGACTGGAGGGACTGCAGCTGGAACCCAGGTTAGCTGTCAGTAGTAGAAGCATTGTTACTGGTAGAGTCAGGGATGCTAGCAGACACGGAACAAAAGGCATAGGACAGCATGAACACAAAGAATGTTCCAGTCCAAACTGTCCATAGGGCCAAGGTTGAGAAACTACAGCTATTGGATGCTACTTTCAAGATTCTGAATGAAGACTTTCTCTGTTGCAGGAAAGCTCTGTGGAGAAAGCCTCACCTCAGCCATTCTTGTGGGTTCTAATACCATGAGGCTGGAGTTCATGTCTGATGTCACAGATTATGCTGCTGGGTTTAATCTCACCTACAAAGCACTTAAACCAAACTACCTTCCTGGTAATATCATTGACTTTTATCACACAGTTTCCAGGCCTTAGATAGAGGTGTAGGCCCTGCAGGAATCAGATGAGGAGCAAGGGAGCCTTCTCCCAAGTCTGGCAGGCTCCACAGTGGATAGGAGCCACAATTCCAGCTAGGAGCAggtgctctctctccttccacagtcctgatactcttatttatctCTCACCCAAAAGGGTTAAGAGGGCCTAAAGAGTTCTGGAAAACAAGTGTTCAAATTTCTGCCTTTTTCTTGGTTGTGTCTAAACACTCAGTTCATGAATTATttgcaggagagaggggagaaaagtgAGAATTCTTCACTGGGGTGGTGCCAGATGTCTGGACTTTACTCTTATGTTTCAGATTCAGGTTGCCATTCTTTAACAGTCCTTTTTGAAGAAGGCGTCATACAGAGTCTTCGCTATCCTGAGAACTACAGTGACATGGCTAACTGTAATTGGATTTTCCAAGCCCCCAAACATCACCTAATTAAGGTATTGATTGGTTATTCTTACTTAGTTATGGAATATCCACAAAACATCTAACATAAGCACCATACAGGCAGAGTTTTTTTTATCAAGTTTATTCACTGCTATATTTTTAGTACACAGTACCTGACACACAAAAGTGCTCAATCATTATTTCCCTTGAAATTATCCATTATTACCACTAGATGGCACTTGCACTCTatactttttgtaaaaaaaaaaaaaaaaaaaaaaaaaaaaaacagcgttGCCTTAATCTTTGTACCTGATGACTTTGACCAGGCTCTGGTCCTTTCTATAAACaagcatttcttcctttttaaactaCTAACAATATACCATGATGTAAGCAATGGCTAGCAAAAGTCAATGACAACCAGGCCAAAATCATTAAGCATGCCATGCAGTAAAGAGCCAGTAAGTAAAGAGGAAGCATTGTAGAGCAGGTACATGGAATTGCTAGATTACGAGAGCCATAAGGCGTATGTGAGGGAGGGGGTAGTGGAAAGTGAGGCTGAAGTCAAAGTTTGGAGGCCTTTGAAGTCAGCACATGGGGTTTATTCCACATTTGGTAAGAAGTGCTAGTGGCCATTTATTTGTCCATTAAACATCAGTGGACCAAACATAGAATACTTGAGTATCGTCAACTGGGTAGATGAAGGTAAGACTGCAGTCAAACTGAGATTGGAACTAGGCATTTATTTACAAGTCTTTCTCCTAAATTAATCATTGAAAGAGGgtttaggaagaaaagaaaggagcacagaaaataaagcaggggtgggagagggaggattcAGGGCAGACAAAACCTCAAAGCTCTCCTACATTTGAAGTAGAAAGAGATCTGGGGTGTAGAAGGAGAAGCAAACTGGTGTGCTCTTACAACAGCCCAAAGAATGGCgcctttaatttaaaatatacaacaaaataaaaacatatggcTGATAGTTTGGATTTGTCACACAAAGTTAAAGAGAATGAGCACCAAGGATAAACTGTCCAGTCCCCAACTCCAGCCTTCccaaaaaagcagaaaatttgGATTGGACAACTCAAAGTAGTTGGGATTGTTGCTATCTGAAATACCACCTTAGATTGGAATTTAGACGCAGAAACAGTATTACACAGATTTTATGAATAAGTGGGAGAAGTCAACACAGTGAAGGTTAAGTATAGAtctccttttaaagatttctaaAACCTAGAGACAAAGCAAAAATGTCAACAGAACAAATATTAGTGCTGGAGGATAAGAATTTAGGTAAGAATATATTTCcagggggaggaaaaaaaaaaaagacatttagttGAAATCTGAAAATGGCACAGCATCATCTTGCAGGATCTACCCAAGAGAGTAATTTGGAAGCTGGTGTTAAAAGTCATAACAATATGCATACCATTTGACTTGGGGAGAAAAGGAGCCATTTCCAGAAAGTAGCTCAGTAATGGCTTAATAGATAATTGAACAAATGCTGTCTCCGACACCTGCCTCCTCTTTCCAATGCTACATGCACCATTAACGATCATTTGCCTCCCATGTTATCCTATCCACGCAGTTGTCTGTCCCTTGCtgagagtcctggctccatcttgtcccaattccaacttcattGGTCCTGTCTCCTACCACCCCTCACTTCAAATTCACTTGACCAGTGCTGCAGTGTGCTTGGATATCACTCTTTGTTTGCTTCTCCTTCACACTGCTCGTCCTGTATATACTTCTCATCCCTTTGCCTGACACAAAACAAGTACCCTATACAGAAAATAAtataacagaaggaaaaaataaatacatttatagcCCATTCTTAAGATGGGGAAAAAGTGGAACTCTCAAGGATATATAGGATATTATGCTGTCACTGAACATCATGATGATAGAACTTATGAAAATGGGTTTTtcatgatttattcttttttgaacCCAGTTTGATGTAAAATTATTACCTTTATTTTCTAAGGCTTTATTCCTCATATATCTAATAATCGACTAGAGAATGTAGCTGAGATTTACATTTAAGCTAAGTATCCCAAAGCAGCTTCCTCTAAACCATTCCAGGATTTCCGTTTTCATGCACATCTATGAATTCTCGAAGTTCACTGCTTGGACTCTGAGCACACTTTTGCAAGTGTTCTCAGCAGCTCAGATGACACTGTTCTACATCAGCACTTGGACTTGCTCTTATCTGTGCCATATCAAAATTTATCGGTGAGGCATGGAAATTTATTGGCAGCAGGacagagcaggaaggaggagccAGATATATCCTGCCAGGTACAAATGGCAAAACCACTTTCAGTTTTGATTCAAGAGAACTGGGGTTCAAGATGAAATATCAGGAACCAGGTGTACAACACTAAGATGTCCAGAGAAGCAGTTGTGTGCCCATGCAACTAGCAGTATATCCAGGCTAGCATAACCCAAAGCCTAGCTGCTTTTAATTAGAAAAGTTTCCATGGGGGTGACTCCTCTGGTCTGTTAGGGCTGCAAGAGAACTCAGATATTTACACATTCAGCCCCTATTTGGTAGTTTAGATGTTTTAGAAGCTTTGAGAGCCTGTGACATAGCGTCTCTTCCTAAGTAGGTTAACCCTTGAATGAATATGCCACTGTCAGGGTGTTACTCCAGAGCAGGTTTACCAGGCCAGATCTCTCCACTCAAAGCCAGGTCACACATTCGTACTGTTTGCTCTGAATGTTAACTTGGCGTCTTCTCAGCTTTCATTTCAGAGttttgaaatagaagaaaatggagACTGCACTTCTGACTATGTGACAGTACACAAAGATgtagaagggaagaaggaaatagGTTTGTATTCTTTCGGAGCCTCCACTTGCACTGGTTTCCTGAACCCAATCTTGAGATGAGAATAAAAAGGAGATGGCTCAATTTTTCTACCTAGCTGTGTACCAGCTCCATCCCTCACTGTGGTCTTGCCACCACTCCTTCAATGAgggcttcaaaaagcttgtggaataactgattaaaagataatgtgcattttctatgaattgtTTGAAGCCCCCCTCATGGTTtaggctgagagagacagagacagagagagatacacagagagagagagagagagagaataaataaatatcaagaaCCATTTGAATGAAAAGTTCACAATGAACTAGGAGTTGAAGGGGAAAGTTCCATTGAAATAAGCCCTGTGGCTGGAATCAGTTCTGTTACAGGCTTTTCCATTTGGGAAACAAAACAGCTGAAATGTTGAACACATATTTAAAAGAAGCAAACTgctttctattttgaaaatgaattgtgacaGCCATCAGAAAAGCTTATTTCTCAACAATTACTCAAAAGACACATTTTTCTTCCTCTATGCAATGCCACTGGGTCCTTGCCAACATCTTACCTGGGCTGGGCTTGGACCAGCACGGATGTGTGGCTACgctgtgcccagccctgtgcaGAGCTTCTCCGGGGTCATGCTCATCAGCTTCCAATCAGATGAAAACGGCAACTCCAAAGGCTTTCAGGCTACTGTCTCCTTCACTCCTGGAGCAGGTAAGAAGACACAGGCACTGACTCTTCGGTTCCCAATTCCAACCCTCATAACGTGGTAGGTAATAAAGGACGGCACTTAGGACCCAATATGGATACAGTTGAGTCTCATTATTTGCACTGACTCTATCTTACAAGGTTACCACTGAATAAATGACTACTGAACCACTGCTCCTAGGTTCTCCCAAACCTCTGGGACAGTTTCATCAATGGGTCAAAACATAATCTAATTTTATATGTGATTCTGTTTAAAGACACCTTATTTAATATGTAGAATTGATTCAATAACATAAAATCATAGCAAATAACAATGTAACTCATGTCTGAATGAAGCTTATCtaacatatatattttactttatttaaaaatcatttaaaatatatttttatttttaattgacaataattatacatatttatggggtacgtTGAAATGCATGTATATAATGTGTTGTGCTCAGAGTGGGATGACTGATATATCTACATCTCAAACAAATATCAattctttgtgttgggaatatTCAAAATCCTCCCTATTAGCTAGTTTGAAATATATAGCCTGTTGTTGCTAACCATAATGACGCtactataataaatgcattttctctGTAAGGTAAACCCAGGCTTCCTGTACTCAAGAACACGGGATGGTACTTTACTGCTTTGCTTGGGGGTCATTTTAAACAGATAACTCACCAACAAAATGCACAAAAATGCAAAACACGTGGTACTAAATAGACCATAAAAAGGGCTCTTGTTTATATAGGGTGGAATGAGAGGGCAGAA from Oryctolagus cuniculus chromosome 1, mOryCun1.1, whole genome shotgun sequence includes these protein-coding regions:
- the OVCH2 gene encoding ovochymase-2; its protein translation is MPVSMNKLILVLGMLCWEQSEFVTPSLPQAPNCGQRLIKTRPWSNFNIFSRIVGGSHVEKGSYPWQVSLKRRQKHICGGTIISPQWVITAAHCVTKRNSVSNLNVTAGEHDLSQTEPEEQTFAIKTVIIHPHFSAKKPMDYDIALLKMAGTFQFGRFVGPLCLPKPGEQFAAGFICTTAGWGRLTEDGVFSQVLQEVNLPILSQEECVAALLTLKRPISGKTFLCTGFPDGGRDACQGDSGGSLMCQNKKGAWILAGVTSWGFGCGRGWRNNGGWRNNEQENEQGSPGIFTDLSKVLPWIHEHIQTGNRRKSSRASCSEQDGVVSGSEGELHFPESLHLYYESKQLCVWTLLVAQEMHVLLNFSRLDVESCQHNYLSMYSLEGRLFGKLCGESLTSAILVGSNTMRLEFMSDVTDYAAGFNLTYKALKPNYLPDSGCHSLTVLFEEGVIQSLRYPENYSDMANCNWIFQAPKHHLIKLSFQSFEIEENGDCTSDYVTVHKDVEGKKEIARMCGYAVPSPVQSFSGVMLISFQSDENGNSKGFQATVSFTPGAGLNISTSEDESQSLETQKVPPGEINAPGKLFWGM